The uncultured Ilyobacter sp. genome has a segment encoding these proteins:
- a CDS encoding metallophosphoesterase → MPSCFFVSDLHGHIDRYRALFKLIGEERPDAVFLGGDLLPSGLSTRESLDFDHEDFVNGYLVRQFQRLQETLQEAYPRVFVILGNDDSRSEEAAVIAAATTGVWEYIHDRRVTFAGYDVYGYACVPPSPFMLKDWERYDVSRYVDPGCVPPEEGFRSVPMPENQILHTTIKDEIASLVGPRSLDRAIFLFHAPPYGTCLDRAALDGKMIDYAPLDVHVGSIAIQRLIEEQQPLITLHGHIHEAARLTGRWLQQIGNTHCFSAAHDGPELALVRFDPADPQAVTRTLI, encoded by the coding sequence AGCTTATAGGCGAGGAGCGCCCAGACGCGGTATTCCTGGGGGGAGACTTGCTGCCCTCGGGGCTCTCTACGCGTGAATCACTCGACTTTGATCACGAGGATTTCGTGAATGGTTACCTCGTGCGGCAATTCCAGCGGTTGCAGGAGACGCTTCAGGAGGCCTATCCGCGTGTCTTTGTCATTCTCGGGAATGACGACAGTCGCTCGGAAGAGGCGGCGGTTATTGCAGCAGCGACCACCGGCGTTTGGGAGTATATCCACGACCGCCGCGTGACGTTCGCCGGGTACGACGTTTACGGCTATGCCTGCGTGCCACCTTCGCCGTTCATGCTCAAGGATTGGGAACGCTACGACGTGTCGCGCTACGTCGATCCGGGCTGTGTTCCGCCGGAGGAGGGCTTTCGTTCCGTACCAATGCCCGAGAACCAGATCCTGCATACCACGATCAAGGACGAAATCGCCAGCTTGGTTGGCCCGCGCTCGCTCGACCGCGCGATCTTTCTATTCCACGCTCCGCCGTACGGAACTTGTCTCGATCGGGCGGCCTTGGATGGGAAGATGATTGACTACGCACCGCTTGATGTGCATGTGGGCAGCATCGCTATCCAGCGGCTGATCGAAGAGCAGCAGCCGTTGATTACATTGCACGGCCACATTCACGAAGCCGCCCGTCTTACGGGGCGCTGGTTGCAGCAGATTGGCAACACGCACTGTTTCTCGGCGGCACATGACGGTCCGGAATTAGCGCTGGTGCGTTTCGACCCCGCGGATCCGCAGGCGGTCACGCGAACGCTTATTTAG